The Chelatococcus sp. HY11 genome includes a window with the following:
- a CDS encoding phage head-tail connector protein yields MKAMDGLTLLTPPSGEVVGIDEIKAHLDIKNDARADLLASLAKAATASLDGIGGLLGRALLPQRWRLDLDCFPCEIILPLPPIKAVESVSYVPPSGGINATLPTSEYQVIGSDKARIIPAFGHQWPATRCYPASVSVTFECGYADAAAVPEPIREAILLMVGQLYLLADKSADMRSSEIDGVGKWEYLDPRTVSNMSRDIVNSLLMPYRQMAF; encoded by the coding sequence ATGAAGGCCATGGACGGGCTCACGTTGCTCACGCCGCCATCTGGCGAGGTCGTCGGCATCGACGAAATCAAGGCTCACCTCGACATCAAGAACGATGCGCGGGCGGATTTACTCGCCTCGCTCGCCAAAGCGGCGACCGCGAGCCTCGACGGTATCGGCGGCCTTCTCGGTCGCGCGTTGCTGCCCCAGCGGTGGCGGCTCGACCTCGATTGCTTCCCCTGTGAGATCATTTTGCCGCTGCCGCCGATCAAGGCGGTGGAAAGCGTCAGCTATGTGCCGCCCTCGGGCGGTATCAACGCCACCCTGCCGACAAGCGAATATCAGGTGATCGGCAGCGACAAGGCGCGGATTATTCCCGCCTTTGGCCATCAATGGCCGGCAACGCGATGTTATCCCGCATCGGTGTCCGTCACCTTTGAGTGCGGCTACGCCGATGCCGCGGCCGTGCCGGAGCCTATCCGCGAGGCGATCCTGCTCATGGTGGGGCAGCTCTACCTGCTTGCCGACAAGAGCGCGGACATGCGGAGCAGTGAAATCGACGGCGTGGGAAAGTGGGAATATTTGGATCCGCGTACGGTATCGAACATGTCGCGGGACATCGTGAATTCCCTTCTCATGCCCTATCGGCAGATGGCTTTCTGA
- a CDS encoding phage terminase small subunit P27 family, which produces MAKVVALRGRKRKGPPPPAWLTDEVARTEWLKLAAGLAERGILTDVTETTFAEYCSTVALIRRMDEALQSEPLMITGRDGIPKPHPLIGGRNKASAQMLQLGKRLGIIGNGDASPPKAGKGDPYSSLGIE; this is translated from the coding sequence ATGGCGAAGGTTGTCGCGTTGAGAGGCCGCAAGCGGAAGGGGCCGCCGCCACCGGCCTGGCTTACCGATGAGGTCGCGCGCACCGAGTGGCTGAAGCTCGCGGCGGGCCTCGCTGAGCGGGGCATTCTCACCGACGTGACGGAAACGACCTTCGCGGAATATTGCAGCACGGTCGCACTGATCCGGCGCATGGATGAGGCTTTGCAGAGCGAGCCGCTCATGATCACGGGCCGGGATGGCATTCCCAAGCCGCATCCGCTGATCGGCGGGCGCAACAAGGCTTCCGCTCAAATGCTCCAGCTTGGCAAGCGGCTCGGCATCATCGGCAATGGCGATGCCAGCCCGCCAAAGGCCGGCAAGGGCGATCCCTATAGCTCACTGGGGATCGAATGA
- a CDS encoding terminase TerL endonuclease subunit, which produces MTAPAWVFDDSPIPDPDGRAARVLTFSELLRHPKSEAAGQRLVLTRWQRRILSRIYGPSDDAGRRQVRTVFLMLPRGNRKTSLASVIALAHTIGPEQVPAGQVISAASDRSQARIAFDEAKESVLLDERIHKACRVRDTKSRIEHPKSRSVYQAISADGDAQHGKTPTVVLADEVHVWKGYELWSALKTGLSKVPGSLLIVTTTMGPEEGVNPLFDELYAYALKVAAGEIDDPSFLPILFSAPDHLAWDDEEGWRLANPGLVEGDFPDLPSLHDEVRLAREIPRMRIEFERLHLNRRPKTSATGGLIDMAVFDECREAIDPADLEGEACWIGLDMSRTYDLTAIVVCFRRGEDFLILPFPILPETALRKRQAETSLPMRQWERDQHLTVLPGDIIGDDAIEAKLRELNALYDVQSIAYDPKFAVRLASRLAEDDLPMVEFPQLRSLLGPAYAILQRLFIARRIRHDGSPVLRWNIQSAHVDISDGTSLPFIRKTKSKGSVDLIVAAAMAVSQAEAGESNALRIYETERPDGLLFL; this is translated from the coding sequence ATGACGGCGCCGGCATGGGTATTCGACGATAGCCCGATTCCTGACCCTGACGGCAGGGCTGCGCGCGTGCTCACCTTCTCTGAGCTTCTGCGGCACCCGAAATCGGAGGCCGCGGGGCAGCGGCTGGTGCTCACGCGCTGGCAGCGGCGTATCTTGAGCCGGATCTATGGTCCGTCCGATGACGCGGGCCGGCGCCAGGTGCGCACCGTGTTCCTGATGCTGCCGCGCGGCAACCGCAAGACCTCGCTCGCCAGCGTGATCGCCCTGGCGCATACTATTGGTCCGGAGCAGGTGCCGGCCGGGCAGGTTATTTCGGCCGCCTCCGATCGGTCGCAGGCCCGCATTGCCTTCGACGAGGCCAAGGAATCGGTGCTTCTCGACGAGCGCATTCATAAAGCCTGCCGCGTCCGCGACACGAAAAGCCGGATCGAGCACCCGAAATCCCGATCGGTCTATCAGGCCATCAGCGCGGACGGCGATGCGCAGCACGGCAAGACGCCAACCGTGGTGCTCGCGGACGAGGTGCATGTGTGGAAGGGCTATGAGCTCTGGAGCGCCCTGAAAACCGGCCTCTCGAAGGTGCCCGGCAGCCTTCTCATCGTCACCACGACCATGGGACCCGAGGAGGGCGTCAACCCGCTGTTCGATGAGCTCTACGCCTATGCGTTGAAAGTCGCGGCCGGTGAGATCGATGATCCATCCTTCCTCCCGATTCTCTTCTCGGCTCCCGATCATCTCGCTTGGGATGACGAAGAGGGCTGGCGCCTTGCCAATCCCGGCCTAGTCGAAGGCGATTTCCCCGACCTGCCATCCCTGCATGACGAGGTGCGCCTTGCTCGTGAGATCCCGCGCATGCGGATCGAATTCGAGCGGCTCCACCTCAACCGGCGGCCGAAGACGAGCGCCACGGGCGGCTTGATCGATATGGCGGTGTTCGATGAATGCCGCGAGGCGATCGATCCCGCCGACCTGGAGGGCGAAGCTTGTTGGATCGGGCTCGACATGAGCCGGACCTACGACCTCACCGCCATCGTCGTCTGCTTCCGCCGCGGGGAAGACTTCCTCATCCTGCCGTTTCCGATCCTGCCGGAAACAGCGTTGCGCAAGCGCCAGGCTGAAACCAGCCTGCCTATGCGCCAATGGGAGAGAGACCAGCATCTCACCGTGCTACCCGGCGATATCATCGGGGATGACGCGATCGAGGCGAAGCTTCGCGAGCTGAATGCGCTCTACGACGTGCAAAGCATCGCCTATGATCCGAAATTCGCGGTGCGCCTGGCCTCCCGGCTCGCTGAGGATGACCTTCCCATGGTGGAGTTTCCCCAGCTTCGCAGCTTGCTGGGACCGGCCTATGCCATCCTGCAACGCCTCTTCATCGCCCGCCGCATTCGCCATGACGGCTCCCCCGTTCTCCGCTGGAACATACAGAGCGCCCATGTCGATATCTCGGACGGCACCTCGCTGCCCTTCATCCGCAAGACCAAAAGCAAGGGTTCGGTTGACCTCATCGTGGCGGCGGCCATGGCCGTGTCGCAGGCTGAGGCGGGCGAGAGCAACGCCTTGCGCATCTATGAGACTGAGCGCCCGGACGGGCTGCTATTCCTATGA
- a CDS encoding helix-turn-helix domain-containing protein, translated as MTPAQCKMARAGLGLGVRELADLAKVSTNTITRLEAGEELKERTVDAIRHALEAAGVVFLADGETSTGGPGVRLRSDA; from the coding sequence ATGACACCAGCTCAATGCAAGATGGCACGCGCCGGCCTTGGTCTAGGCGTTCGAGAGCTAGCCGACCTCGCGAAGGTCAGCACGAACACCATCACCCGTTTGGAAGCGGGCGAGGAACTCAAAGAGCGCACCGTTGACGCTATTCGCCATGCCCTTGAGGCCGCTGGCGTCGTCTTCCTCGCTGACGGGGAGACATCGACAGGCGGGCCAGGGGTGAGGCTGAGGAGCGACGCATGA
- a CDS encoding hydantoinase B/oxoprolinase family protein, whose translation MACAQTHDVEVVSDEREALDPVHLQILWNRLISIMDEADVALLHSAFSTIVADSRDYAVILLDRHARSIAQAQICVPAFTCSLPSAARTMLQQFPAETLKPGDVLFTNDPWICHGHLPDFYVIKPIFHGSEIVAYYAAAAHVSDVGGRMDELIARDVYEEGIRLPPCKIYEAGQPNRPIMNVIAANTRHPRLVLGDLGAMTGAATVVEERIGQFIADYGVNALDGVAEQILSRSARAMHDAIAALPDGDYPYEIECDGFRKPTRIKLNLQVRGDAMVLDYTGSDDQRADASINCVLNVTHAHSMFAVKCALVPNVPNNEGLFGPVTTVAPEGSILNARFPAPVRARSMTSFHLHNAIFGALRPFVPDRVQAGSGSFWWMTCSGRDAANEPFSVHVLPNGGTGAVQGKDGFPTMAFPGNGSLTPIEIIENRAPLVVTERSMAPDSGGAGEFRGGLGQVIRVRTLRGPANLTLRPDKVVFPPPGLDGGLPGGKGEFLIDGEQAPFEPFTLQEGQELTLKLPGGGGYGDPARRDPAALAADIRKGFVSRGKAEELYGVVPEAE comes from the coding sequence ATGGCCTGTGCTCAAACACATGATGTCGAAGTTGTCAGTGATGAACGCGAGGCGCTTGATCCCGTTCATCTGCAGATTCTCTGGAATAGACTGATCTCGATCATGGATGAGGCGGATGTCGCGCTCCTCCATTCGGCCTTTTCGACTATCGTCGCGGACTCCCGTGACTATGCGGTTATTTTGCTGGACAGGCACGCGCGGTCGATCGCCCAGGCACAGATCTGTGTGCCCGCCTTCACTTGCTCCCTGCCGAGCGCCGCACGCACCATGCTGCAGCAGTTTCCGGCCGAGACCTTGAAGCCCGGTGACGTGCTGTTCACCAATGACCCGTGGATCTGCCACGGCCATCTGCCCGACTTCTACGTCATCAAGCCGATCTTCCACGGCAGCGAGATCGTGGCCTATTACGCGGCTGCCGCCCATGTCTCGGATGTCGGCGGGCGGATGGATGAGCTCATCGCCCGCGACGTCTATGAGGAGGGAATCCGCCTTCCTCCCTGCAAGATCTACGAGGCCGGCCAGCCCAACCGGCCGATCATGAACGTCATCGCGGCCAACACCCGCCACCCACGGCTGGTGCTGGGCGACCTCGGCGCGATGACCGGAGCGGCGACGGTTGTCGAGGAGCGGATCGGTCAGTTCATCGCCGACTATGGAGTGAACGCACTGGACGGGGTCGCGGAGCAGATCCTGTCACGCTCCGCGCGGGCCATGCATGATGCCATCGCGGCACTGCCGGATGGAGACTACCCATACGAAATCGAATGTGATGGCTTCCGCAAGCCGACGCGGATCAAGCTCAATCTCCAGGTGCGCGGCGACGCCATGGTCCTGGACTACACCGGTTCGGATGATCAGCGCGCCGATGCTTCCATCAACTGCGTGCTGAACGTCACCCACGCCCATTCGATGTTCGCCGTGAAATGCGCGCTCGTTCCCAATGTTCCCAACAACGAGGGGTTGTTCGGGCCGGTGACCACCGTGGCGCCGGAGGGCTCTATCCTGAATGCCCGGTTCCCTGCGCCGGTGCGCGCTCGGTCGATGACGAGCTTTCATCTGCACAACGCCATCTTTGGCGCGCTCAGGCCCTTCGTGCCGGACCGTGTCCAGGCGGGGTCGGGCTCCTTCTGGTGGATGACCTGCTCTGGGCGCGATGCCGCGAACGAGCCGTTCTCGGTGCATGTGCTGCCTAATGGCGGAACCGGCGCGGTCCAGGGCAAGGATGGTTTCCCGACCATGGCCTTCCCCGGCAATGGCAGCCTCACGCCCATCGAAATCATCGAGAATCGCGCGCCCCTCGTCGTCACCGAACGCTCGATGGCTCCGGATTCGGGCGGCGCGGGTGAATTCCGCGGTGGGCTCGGGCAGGTGATCCGCGTTCGCACCCTGCGCGGCCCGGCCAATCTCACGCTACGCCCGGACAAGGTGGTCTTTCCGCCGCCAGGCCTCGATGGCGGACTGCCCGGCGGCAAGGGAGAGTTCCTCATCGATGGCGAACAGGCCCCCTTCGAGCCCTTCACGCTGCAGGAGGGGCAGGAGTTGACGCTGAAACTGCCCGGCGGCGGTGGCTACGGCGATCCCGCGCGGCGCGATCCGGCCGCGCTGGCCGCCGACATTCGCAAGGGCTTCGTCAGCCGTGGGAAGGCGGAAGAGCTTTACGGCGTCGTTCCGGAGGCCGAGTGA
- a CDS encoding hydantoinase/oxoprolinase family protein: MTKTLRLGFDIGGTFTDFVLLDPATGRQSIAKCLTTPHDPAEGVRQGLSELFGNADVDADALEIAVHATTLITNALIERRGARTALIATAGFRDTVEMATELRYDNYDVRMDMPTPLADRDLRFDVAERLDRDGNVLVPLDEDAVRALAKTLAAEKVEAVAIVYLHAFRNAAHERRTAEILREELPDLLISCSSTVSPEIREYERSMTTLANAYVQPIVGHYLDATTETLRERGYERPLHIMVSSGGVSSAETVKQLPIRMLESGPTAGVLAAIEYGRRMGMPNLVTFDMGGTTAKIGLVINHEAKKSNVFEVGRVSRFQKGSGLPIRIPVVELIEIGAGGGSIAQVDGLGLLAVGPRSAGSAPGPACYGRGGRAPTVTDANLVLGYLNPDNFLGGDMKLDAGAAWGAVETGLSRPLGMSVERCAEGVFRVVNENMLAACKVHIAERGEDPRNFYLFSFGGAGPVHAYELARALGMKGVVVPPGAGAASAYGLVASSVAFDLARSHVTSLDKADWSSVIAVYDDMRQEGIAILAEAGIGDDDAPVIRRFMDLRHLGQGREVAVEIDEATFAAGDLQGMAQAFYAAHRLRYGHAHDHLPVELITCRMTISGPAVLQAGGAEPHPATPAAAPEVKGNRPVFFPELGRYVETAVYDRAQLAPGASFTGPAVIEERECTIVAGPSASVRIDPHGAIFLDLKQAKGTR, translated from the coding sequence ATGACCAAGACATTGCGCCTCGGCTTCGATATCGGCGGCACATTCACGGATTTCGTTCTGCTTGATCCGGCAACCGGCCGGCAGAGCATCGCGAAATGCCTCACGACCCCACACGATCCGGCGGAAGGTGTGCGCCAGGGGCTCTCCGAGCTCTTCGGCAATGCGGATGTCGATGCCGACGCCCTGGAGATCGCGGTTCACGCCACGACTCTGATCACCAATGCGCTTATCGAGCGCCGCGGCGCGCGTACGGCGCTCATCGCGACAGCCGGCTTCCGTGATACCGTCGAGATGGCCACCGAGCTTCGCTACGATAATTACGACGTGCGGATGGATATGCCGACGCCGCTGGCGGACCGCGATCTGCGCTTCGACGTGGCGGAACGGCTGGACCGTGACGGAAACGTGCTGGTGCCGCTGGACGAGGACGCCGTGCGCGCCCTGGCGAAGACGCTCGCCGCCGAGAAGGTCGAGGCCGTCGCCATCGTCTATCTGCACGCCTTCCGCAATGCGGCGCACGAGCGCCGGACGGCGGAGATCCTCAGGGAGGAATTGCCGGATCTCCTGATCAGCTGCTCGAGCACGGTTTCACCGGAAATCCGCGAATATGAGCGCAGCATGACCACGCTGGCGAACGCCTATGTGCAGCCGATCGTTGGTCACTATCTCGATGCGACGACGGAGACGCTGCGCGAGCGGGGTTACGAGCGGCCGCTCCACATCATGGTGTCGTCGGGCGGCGTGTCCAGCGCCGAGACGGTGAAGCAGCTGCCGATCCGCATGCTGGAATCAGGCCCGACGGCCGGCGTGCTAGCCGCGATCGAATATGGCCGGCGCATGGGCATGCCCAATCTCGTGACGTTCGACATGGGCGGCACGACAGCCAAGATCGGCCTGGTCATCAATCACGAGGCCAAGAAGTCCAATGTATTCGAGGTGGGGCGGGTCTCGCGCTTCCAGAAGGGCAGCGGCCTGCCCATCCGCATCCCGGTGGTGGAGCTGATCGAGATCGGCGCGGGAGGCGGCAGCATCGCCCAGGTCGATGGTCTTGGCCTTCTGGCGGTCGGCCCGCGCAGCGCCGGCTCGGCGCCCGGGCCGGCCTGCTACGGGCGCGGCGGCAGGGCGCCCACCGTGACCGATGCCAATCTGGTGCTCGGCTATCTCAATCCCGACAATTTCCTCGGCGGCGACATGAAGCTCGATGCCGGCGCGGCCTGGGGCGCTGTCGAGACCGGGTTGAGCCGGCCTCTCGGCATGAGCGTCGAGCGCTGCGCGGAAGGCGTATTCCGCGTCGTCAACGAGAACATGCTGGCGGCCTGCAAGGTGCACATCGCCGAGCGTGGTGAAGATCCCCGCAACTTCTACCTGTTCTCCTTCGGCGGGGCAGGGCCGGTCCATGCCTACGAGCTGGCGCGGGCGCTGGGGATGAAGGGCGTGGTGGTGCCGCCAGGGGCGGGGGCTGCCTCGGCCTATGGTCTCGTTGCCAGTTCGGTGGCCTTTGATCTCGCCCGCTCGCATGTCACGAGCCTGGACAAGGCCGATTGGTCCAGCGTGATTGCCGTCTATGACGACATGCGCCAGGAGGGCATCGCCATTCTGGCGGAGGCGGGCATCGGTGATGATGATGCTCCCGTCATTCGCCGCTTCATGGATTTGCGCCATCTCGGCCAGGGCCGTGAGGTCGCGGTTGAGATTGACGAGGCCACGTTCGCGGCGGGCGACCTCCAAGGCATGGCTCAGGCGTTCTATGCCGCGCACCGTCTGCGCTACGGTCATGCCCATGACCACCTGCCTGTCGAGCTCATCACCTGCCGCATGACTATCTCGGGACCAGCCGTTCTGCAGGCGGGAGGAGCTGAGCCACATCCCGCTACGCCAGCGGCAGCGCCCGAGGTCAAGGGCAATCGCCCGGTCTTTTTCCCCGAACTCGGCCGCTATGTGGAGACGGCGGTCTATGACCGCGCCCAGCTCGCACCCGGCGCGAGCTTTACGGGGCCGGCGGTGATCGAGGAACGGGAATGCACGATCGTCGCCGGCCCGTCGGCCTCGGTGCGCATCGATCCGCATGGGGCGATTTTCCTCGACCTGAAGCAGGCCAAGGGAACGCGCTGA
- a CDS encoding ABC transporter substrate-binding protein, whose translation MKINRRTFNAALAGQALMAAILGRGSSAMALPAGTLTVAQGFDPVSLWPNFSTTQEQINVGSAIVESLFWVDPKTGKTEPVLAESYELTDPKTVKIVLRKGVKYTNGEDFNADAVVNTFKIFTDVKITPAYGRYAAPIDRAEKQDDHTVMLYLKHPYPALHLILSQIFIVPPKYWAEAGGAEGFGRKPIGTGPYVLTEWVRDNRIVMDANAKYWGKVPAGINKLVWRPVPDDTARTNGLLAGEFDIATNIPISAAAQIKAQKGLRVVSVPSYRIFTIGLSNLPEHPGALHDKRVRQALNYAIDKQAILDSLLQGEGRLLSGQILRKEQIGFDPSIKDYPFDPAKAKALLAEAGFPNGLTITFKFPTGRYAQDREVAEAVAGMLAEVGVKAEMVSLEAGEFLRQLSARELAPMGFVGLAPADDPDLQWAQYRSDWRYSYLANPEIDTLIDAGAKEVDPAKRAEIYKKAAQIMHDDASVLFLYQAVDLYGVTDRVKDFLPRGDQRWALYGMSMS comes from the coding sequence ATGAAGATAAACAGGCGTACCTTTAATGCGGCGCTTGCCGGGCAGGCGTTGATGGCAGCGATCCTCGGGCGTGGCTCATCCGCCATGGCTCTGCCGGCGGGTACCTTGACCGTCGCGCAAGGCTTCGATCCGGTTTCCCTGTGGCCGAATTTCTCGACCACGCAGGAACAGATCAACGTTGGCAGCGCGATCGTCGAGTCGTTGTTCTGGGTGGACCCCAAAACCGGCAAGACCGAGCCGGTGCTCGCCGAGAGCTACGAGCTGACGGATCCCAAGACGGTCAAGATCGTGCTTCGGAAGGGCGTTAAATATACGAATGGCGAAGATTTCAACGCGGACGCGGTCGTCAATACGTTCAAAATATTCACGGACGTCAAGATAACGCCTGCCTATGGCCGTTATGCCGCGCCAATCGACCGCGCCGAGAAGCAGGATGACCATACGGTCATGCTCTATCTCAAGCACCCGTATCCCGCGCTACACCTCATCCTCAGCCAGATCTTCATTGTGCCGCCGAAGTATTGGGCCGAAGCTGGCGGAGCCGAGGGCTTCGGCAGGAAGCCGATCGGCACCGGCCCTTATGTGCTGACGGAATGGGTGCGAGACAATCGCATCGTGATGGATGCCAATGCGAAGTACTGGGGCAAGGTGCCGGCGGGCATCAACAAGCTCGTCTGGCGCCCAGTGCCTGACGACACGGCCCGCACCAACGGCCTGCTTGCCGGCGAGTTCGACATCGCCACCAACATCCCGATCTCGGCTGCAGCCCAAATCAAGGCACAGAAAGGCTTGCGTGTCGTTTCCGTGCCGAGCTACCGCATCTTCACCATCGGCCTCTCAAACCTGCCGGAGCATCCCGGCGCCCTGCATGACAAGCGCGTGCGCCAGGCGCTCAATTATGCGATAGACAAGCAGGCGATCCTCGACAGCCTTCTCCAGGGTGAGGGGCGGCTCCTCAGCGGCCAGATCCTTCGGAAAGAGCAGATCGGCTTCGATCCCTCTATCAAGGACTATCCCTTCGATCCCGCGAAGGCCAAGGCGTTGCTCGCCGAGGCTGGCTTTCCCAACGGTCTGACGATCACCTTCAAGTTCCCCACCGGCCGCTATGCCCAGGATCGTGAAGTCGCGGAAGCTGTCGCGGGCATGCTCGCGGAAGTCGGTGTGAAGGCCGAGATGGTCTCGCTGGAGGCAGGCGAGTTCCTGCGCCAGCTGAGCGCCCGCGAACTCGCGCCGATGGGTTTCGTCGGCCTCGCACCGGCTGATGATCCCGACCTGCAATGGGCCCAGTATCGATCGGATTGGCGTTACTCTTACCTCGCAAATCCTGAAATCGACACGTTGATCGACGCCGGTGCCAAGGAAGTGGATCCCGCCAAGCGCGCGGAGATCTACAAGAAGGCCGCTCAGATCATGCATGACGATGCGTCGGTTCTGTTCCTTTACCAGGCGGTCGATCTTTATGGGGTGACTGACCGTGTGAAGGACTTCCTGCCGCGTGGCGATCAGCGCTGGGCGCTCTACGGCATGTCCATGTCCTGA
- a CDS encoding ABC transporter permease, with translation MLGYVIRRILYTLPSLFCILMACFLLTRLSGDPVELFLPIDASEEARQAFREQNGLDRPVVEQFFVFTERAMRGDFGNSLRFQEPAVDLLIERLPATLELALATLALSVIIGIPAGIASAYFRNSPLDFTVRGVTAFGQAVPTFYWGILSIIIFSVWLRWLPSTGSGTIWHLILPATTLASTMLALVTRVMRSTLLETIRQDYVRTARAKGLTEMAVLLHHAVRNALIPVVTVVALQFGVLMGGVIVTETVFAWPGVGRLAIQAIYARDYPVVQAVVFFFAVIFVLSNLAADLLHAVLDPRVRLR, from the coding sequence ATGCTCGGCTATGTGATCAGACGGATCCTCTACACGCTGCCATCGCTCTTCTGCATCCTGATGGCGTGCTTTCTGCTGACGCGGTTGAGCGGCGATCCGGTCGAGCTGTTCTTGCCGATCGATGCCTCCGAAGAAGCGCGGCAGGCCTTTCGGGAGCAGAACGGGCTCGACAGGCCTGTCGTGGAGCAGTTTTTCGTCTTCACCGAACGCGCGATGCGCGGTGACTTCGGTAATTCGCTGCGCTTTCAGGAGCCGGCGGTCGATCTCCTCATCGAGCGTCTGCCGGCCACGCTCGAATTGGCTCTCGCGACGTTGGCACTCTCAGTGATCATCGGAATTCCCGCTGGCATTGCTTCGGCTTACTTCCGTAATTCGCCGCTGGATTTCACGGTGCGAGGCGTGACGGCTTTTGGCCAGGCGGTGCCGACCTTCTACTGGGGTATCCTGTCGATCATCATCTTTTCCGTCTGGCTGCGCTGGCTGCCCAGTACAGGCAGTGGCACGATCTGGCATCTCATCCTGCCCGCGACCACGCTCGCCTCGACCATGCTGGCGCTGGTGACGCGCGTGATGCGCTCGACGCTGCTGGAAACGATCCGTCAGGACTATGTCCGCACGGCGCGCGCGAAGGGCCTGACGGAAATGGCCGTGCTCCTGCACCACGCCGTTCGCAATGCCTTGATCCCGGTCGTCACCGTCGTGGCGCTGCAGTTCGGCGTGCTGATGGGAGGCGTGATCGTGACCGAAACCGTCTTCGCATGGCCGGGGGTCGGCCGGCTGGCGATCCAGGCCATCTATGCCCGTGACTATCCGGTGGTCCAAGCCGTCGTCTTCTTTTTCGCGGTGATCTTCGTGCTGTCGAATCTGGCGGCCGATCTTCTCCATGCTGTCCTTGATCCACGCGTGAGGCTGAGATGA
- a CDS encoding ABC transporter permease, with the protein MSAVTLTVGRSRNPKLIALGRQLRSPVALISLLFLAVVLVCALFPSLIAPFDPYQQSIVRRLRPPSFLTGQGSNWLGTDQLGRDILSRIIYGTRVTLAISLAAVIIACVIGALMGLIAGYAGGWVDALVLRAIDAQLSFPVILLVIAVTAAIGASVPVLILLMGISAWPQIARIVRADVISVRELEYVEAARAIGAPPIRIILKHIAPNVLSALIVVATYELSRMILIEATLSFLGLGVQPPTPTWGGMISEGQKYVQTAWASSVFPGAAITFTILAINMLGDALRDALDPRLANEQT; encoded by the coding sequence ATGAGCGCCGTGACCCTGACCGTCGGACGGTCGCGCAATCCCAAGCTCATCGCCCTCGGACGCCAGCTCCGCTCCCCCGTTGCACTGATCAGCCTGCTGTTCCTCGCCGTCGTTCTGGTTTGCGCCTTGTTCCCAAGCCTGATCGCGCCGTTCGATCCCTACCAGCAAAGCATTGTCCGGCGACTGCGTCCTCCGTCCTTTCTGACCGGCCAGGGCAGTAATTGGCTGGGCACGGACCAGTTGGGCCGCGATATCCTCTCGCGCATCATCTATGGCACGCGGGTAACCCTTGCGATCTCGCTGGCGGCCGTCATCATCGCCTGCGTGATTGGCGCCCTGATGGGCCTGATCGCCGGCTATGCCGGGGGATGGGTCGACGCACTGGTGTTGCGCGCCATCGACGCGCAGCTGTCGTTTCCCGTTATCCTTCTCGTCATTGCCGTCACGGCCGCGATCGGCGCATCGGTTCCGGTGCTGATCCTGCTGATGGGCATATCCGCCTGGCCCCAGATCGCCCGCATCGTGCGCGCGGATGTCATTTCCGTGCGCGAACTCGAATATGTGGAGGCCGCGCGCGCCATCGGCGCCCCGCCGATACGCATCATTCTCAAGCACATCGCGCCGAATGTCCTGTCCGCCCTGATCGTCGTGGCTACCTACGAGCTCTCGCGCATGATCCTCATAGAGGCGACCCTGAGCTTTCTTGGGCTTGGCGTGCAACCACCGACCCCAACCTGGGGCGGCATGATCAGCGAAGGCCAGAAATACGTGCAGACGGCCTGGGCGAGTTCGGTCTTCCCCGGTGCTGCGATCACCTTCACCATCCTTGCCATCAACATGCTCGGCGATGCCTTGCGCGACGCGCTCGATCCCCGGCTGGCGAACGAGCAGACGTGA